In one Brassica oleracea var. oleracea cultivar TO1000 chromosome C9, BOL, whole genome shotgun sequence genomic region, the following are encoded:
- the LOC106315381 gene encoding vacuolar-sorting receptor 3-like — MEVVGLIREPILQLAGTLSEEECVDVPLFKVSSFWGTVTHIVKNDHLKGCKCPPGFSGDGFKNCTDVNECEEKTVCQCRGCKCKNTWGSYDHLKGCKCPPGFSGDGFKNCTDVNECEEKTVCQCRGCKCKNTWGSYDHLKGCKCPPGFSGDGFKNCTGENSVPVSRLQMQEHMGKL, encoded by the exons ATGGAGGTTGTTGGGTTGATAAGAGAACCAATATTACAGCTTGCAGG GACACTTTCAGAGGAAGAGTGTGTCGATGTCCCATTGTTCAAGGTGTCAAGTTTTTGGGGGACGGTTACACACATTGTGAAG AATGATCATTTGAAAGGCTGCAAATGTCCACCTGGATTCAGCGGTGATGGGTTCAAAAACTGCACAG ATGTTAACGAGTGCGAGGAGAAAACAGTGTGCCAGTGTCGCGGCTGCAAATGCAAGAACACATGGGGAAGCTATGATCATTTGAAAGGCTGCAAATGTCCACCTGGATTCAGCGGTGATGGGTTCAAAAACTGCACAG ATGTTAACGAGTGCGAGGAGAAAACAGTGTGCCAGTGTCGCGGCTGCAAATGCAAGAACACATGGGGAAGCTATGATCATTTGAAAGGCTGCAAATGTCCACCTGGATTCAGCGGTGATGGGTTCAAAAACTGCACAG GAGAAAACAGTGTGCCAGTGTCGCGGCTGCAAATGCAAGAACACATGGGGAAGCTATGA